A genomic region of Microlunatus sagamiharensis contains the following coding sequences:
- a CDS encoding M23 family metallopeptidase, with the protein MPSTSPTQRHQARRALIDDVRVNRRGWLQHGVAALAVSAVGLGVAGSLALTGGTPDAGAAARTQAATAAAVEGGAARDGAAAQTSRSSARTALDPAKVKSLADQRAEELAKTDDKITAAAAGKQVDQREQELAETSDAAQEQAKKIASGQKSDDPAPADKPAATTGDGDANGKSCLPAAHYRVAATFGQVGSWARYHTGFDFSAPIGTTLRAPSSGVVTNAGRGPASGWAGNYVAIKYPDGTQSLMAHMSTVSVQVGQSVSGCQTVGAVGMTGRTFGPHVHFEIYPAGITPGDVYRAVNPLGWLKAHGLNP; encoded by the coding sequence GTGCCGAGTACGTCCCCGACGCAGCGCCACCAGGCCCGACGCGCGCTCATCGACGACGTCCGCGTCAACCGGCGCGGCTGGCTGCAGCACGGCGTCGCCGCGCTCGCCGTGTCCGCCGTCGGCCTCGGTGTCGCCGGGTCCCTGGCGCTGACCGGGGGCACGCCGGACGCCGGCGCCGCCGCCCGCACGCAGGCCGCGACCGCCGCCGCCGTCGAGGGGGGTGCGGCCCGCGACGGCGCCGCCGCCCAGACCAGCCGCAGCAGCGCCCGCACCGCGCTCGACCCGGCGAAGGTCAAGAGCCTCGCCGACCAGCGGGCCGAGGAGCTGGCCAAGACCGACGACAAAATCACCGCCGCGGCGGCCGGCAAGCAGGTCGACCAGCGTGAGCAGGAACTCGCCGAGACCTCCGACGCCGCCCAGGAGCAGGCCAAGAAGATCGCCTCGGGTCAGAAGAGCGACGACCCCGCCCCCGCCGACAAGCCCGCCGCCACGACCGGCGACGGCGACGCGAACGGCAAGAGCTGCCTGCCGGCCGCCCACTACCGCGTCGCGGCCACCTTCGGCCAGGTCGGCAGCTGGGCGCGCTACCACACCGGCTTCGACTTCTCGGCGCCGATCGGCACGACGCTGCGCGCGCCGTCCTCGGGCGTCGTGACCAACGCGGGCCGTGGTCCGGCCAGCGGCTGGGCCGGCAACTACGTGGCGATCAAGTACCCGGACGGGACCCAGAGCCTGATGGCCCACATGTCCACGGTGTCCGTGCAGGTCGGTCAGAGCGTGAGCGGCTGCCAGACCGTGGGCGCGGTCGGGATGACCGGCCGGACGTTCGGCCCGCACGTGCACTTCGAGATCTACCCGGCCGGCATCACCCCGGGCGACGTCTACCGCGCGGTCAACCCGCTGGGCTGGCTGAAGGCGCACGGGCTCAACCCGTAG
- a CDS encoding M23 family metallopeptidase, whose protein sequence is MSSTAVLHRAPARSASEQRTLVTNTILALLIAVAGLVAAGSSPLAVRADAGTARPAQAQPQAAAPDYATVARRSADLQAALLAEVAAQRGDALARDAQKVARASLSDAGTARQQQLTSAQAAVQAEAAKIAQQRLEAAVAARQAAVDAGLVTGATPDPTVDPTLSGSALQPVTGTSGSLPVGTRGTLPISTGVVGAKFGAVGSWATYHTGLDFRAAYGTPIHSVLAGVVVYAGNSGDWAGNHVAVRHADGRTTMYSHMSRMGVSTGDTVQTGQVIGYVGQTGRAFGAHLHFELYPQGVRFGDVYKAVDPTPFLRSVGVTTR, encoded by the coding sequence GTGTCCTCCACCGCCGTCCTGCACCGCGCGCCCGCGCGGTCTGCGAGCGAGCAGCGCACGCTGGTGACGAACACGATCCTGGCCCTGCTCATCGCCGTGGCCGGGCTCGTCGCCGCCGGGTCGTCGCCCCTCGCCGTCCGGGCCGACGCGGGCACCGCCCGCCCTGCCCAGGCCCAGCCGCAGGCCGCGGCGCCCGACTACGCCACCGTCGCCCGGCGCAGCGCCGACCTCCAGGCGGCCCTGCTCGCCGAGGTCGCCGCGCAGCGTGGCGACGCGCTGGCCCGCGACGCGCAGAAGGTGGCCCGCGCGTCCCTCAGCGACGCCGGCACCGCGCGCCAGCAGCAGCTCACCAGCGCCCAGGCCGCCGTCCAGGCGGAGGCCGCGAAGATCGCGCAGCAGCGGCTGGAGGCGGCCGTGGCCGCCCGGCAGGCCGCGGTCGACGCCGGCCTGGTCACGGGGGCGACCCCCGACCCCACGGTCGACCCGACCCTGTCCGGCTCCGCCCTGCAGCCCGTGACCGGCACGTCCGGCTCGCTGCCGGTCGGCACCCGCGGCACGCTCCCGATTAGCACCGGGGTCGTCGGCGCCAAGTTCGGCGCGGTCGGCTCCTGGGCGACCTACCATACAGGCCTGGACTTCCGGGCCGCGTACGGGACCCCGATCCACTCCGTGCTCGCGGGCGTCGTCGTCTACGCCGGCAACTCCGGCGACTGGGCCGGCAACCACGTGGCCGTGCGTCACGCGGACGGGCGCACCACGATGTACTCGCACATGTCGCGCATGGGTGTCTCGACCGGCGACACCGTGCAGACCGGCCAGGTGATCGGCTACGTCGGGCAGACCGGCCGGGCGTTCGGCGCGCACCTGCACTTCGAGCTCTACCCGCAGGGCGTCCGCTTCGGCGACGTCTACAAGGCCGTCGACCCCACCCCGTTCCTCCGCAGCGTCGGCGTCACCACCCGCTGA
- a CDS encoding esterase/lipase family protein translates to MVVARDGAPSWRSRAVPPRALAAVPGLAREAGWIAAHLARYPLGALPGSAARTLRRRGDAAGPGQRGLVNLDPRAATTPILLVHGIVDNHSVFARLDRLLRARGFATVAAHDYGLLTSDVARASAALGEVVHRLVRETGHERVQVVGHSLGGLLARWFVQKQGGDEVVDTLVTLGTPHGGTELARLAPLVPVLPMARQLAPGSAVVRALAEPAPGCRTRFVAYASDIDHLVVPARRARLEHPDLDATNVDVHGVGHLSMPHHRALAHEIADLLSRSRQERADTRTESAADRARGPSGT, encoded by the coding sequence GTGGTCGTCGCGCGGGACGGTGCGCCGTCGTGGCGCTCGCGGGCCGTGCCGCCGAGGGCCCTGGCCGCGGTGCCGGGGCTCGCCCGCGAGGCCGGCTGGATCGCCGCCCACCTGGCCCGCTACCCGTTGGGCGCGCTGCCCGGGTCGGCCGCCCGGACGCTGCGCCGGCGGGGCGACGCCGCCGGTCCCGGCCAGCGCGGGCTGGTGAACCTCGACCCGCGCGCCGCGACGACACCGATCCTGCTGGTGCACGGGATCGTGGACAACCACTCGGTCTTCGCCCGCCTCGACCGGCTGCTGCGGGCCCGCGGCTTCGCGACCGTCGCCGCCCACGACTACGGGCTGCTGACCAGCGACGTCGCCCGCGCGTCCGCCGCGCTCGGCGAGGTGGTCCACCGCCTGGTCCGCGAGACCGGCCACGAGCGCGTGCAGGTGGTGGGGCACAGCCTCGGCGGCCTGCTCGCCCGCTGGTTCGTGCAGAAGCAGGGCGGCGACGAGGTCGTCGACACCCTGGTGACGCTCGGCACTCCGCACGGCGGCACGGAGCTGGCCCGCCTCGCCCCGCTCGTCCCGGTGCTGCCGATGGCCCGCCAGCTCGCCCCGGGCAGCGCGGTCGTCCGGGCGCTCGCGGAGCCCGCGCCCGGCTGCCGCACGCGCTTCGTGGCGTACGCAAGCGACATCGACCACCTGGTCGTGCCGGCGCGCCGGGCCCGGCTGGAGCACCCCGACCTCGACGCCACCAACGTCGACGTCCACGGGGTCGGGCACCTCTCCATGCCGCACCACCGCGCGCTGGCGCACGAGATCGCCGACCTGCTCTCGCGCTCCCGGCAGGAGCGGGCGGACACCCGCACCGAATCGGCGGCGGACCGTGCGCGAGGACCCTCCGGCACGTAG
- a CDS encoding cobalamin B12-binding domain-containing protein, with protein sequence MVPGPGEAGRATAVPRRVVVAKPGLDGHDRGAKVVARALRDAGMEVIYTGLHQTPEQIVATALAEDADAIGLSVLSGAHLTLFTRVIDLLAAEDASDIVVFGGGIIPEADRAQLLERGVAGVFGPGATMASIVEWVREHVPEREAG encoded by the coding sequence ATGGTTCCGGGACCGGGCGAGGCGGGTCGCGCGACGGCCGTGCCGCGCCGCGTCGTCGTGGCCAAGCCCGGCCTGGACGGGCACGACCGGGGGGCCAAGGTGGTCGCCCGCGCGCTGCGCGACGCGGGCATGGAGGTCATCTACACCGGCCTGCACCAGACCCCGGAGCAGATCGTCGCCACCGCGCTGGCCGAGGACGCCGACGCGATCGGGCTGTCGGTCCTGTCGGGTGCCCACCTCACCCTCTTCACCCGGGTCATCGACCTGCTGGCGGCGGAGGACGCCTCCGACATCGTGGTCTTCGGCGGCGGCATCATCCCCGAGGCCGACCGGGCCCAGCTCCTCGAGCGCGGGGTCGCGGGGGTCTTCGGGCCGGGCGCGACGATGGCGTCGATCGTGGAGTGGGTGCGCGAGCACGTGCCCGAGCGCGAGGCCGGCTAG
- the sucC gene encoding ADP-forming succinate--CoA ligase subunit beta, with translation MDLFEYQARDIFEAHGVPVLRGITATTPEQAVEAARQLGTPVVVVKAQVKTGGRGKAGGVKLAKSPEEAGERAAEILGMDIKGLTVETVMVTEGADIGEEYYFSLLLDRANRRYLAMASKEGGMEIEQLAVERPDALARVAVDPQVGIDAAKADEIVREAGFDAEVAPKVAAVLQQLGKVYEAEDATLVEVNPLILTGSGDIVALDGKVSLDENAAFRHADHASLSDTSAEDPLEAAAKAKGLNYVKLDGSVGIIGNGAGLVMSTLDVVAYAGEGLPGTPKPANFLDIGGGASAEVMANGLEIILGDTQVKSVFVNVFGGITACDAVANGIVQAFSLLEGRGEPVTKPVVVRLDGNNAELGRRILTDAGLPGLEQVDTMDGAAARAAELAAQPAA, from the coding sequence ATGGACCTGTTCGAGTACCAGGCGCGCGACATCTTCGAGGCCCACGGGGTCCCGGTGCTGCGCGGCATCACCGCCACGACCCCCGAGCAGGCGGTCGAGGCGGCGCGCCAGCTCGGCACCCCCGTCGTGGTCGTCAAGGCGCAGGTGAAGACGGGCGGTCGAGGCAAGGCGGGCGGCGTCAAGCTCGCGAAGAGCCCGGAGGAGGCCGGCGAGCGCGCCGCCGAGATCCTGGGCATGGACATCAAGGGCCTGACCGTCGAGACCGTCATGGTCACCGAGGGCGCCGACATCGGCGAGGAGTACTACTTCTCCCTGCTGCTCGACCGGGCCAACCGCCGCTACCTCGCCATGGCGTCCAAGGAGGGCGGCATGGAGATCGAGCAGCTCGCCGTCGAGCGCCCCGACGCGCTGGCCCGCGTGGCCGTCGACCCGCAGGTCGGCATCGACGCGGCGAAGGCCGACGAGATCGTGCGCGAGGCCGGCTTCGACGCGGAGGTCGCGCCCAAGGTCGCCGCGGTGCTGCAGCAGCTCGGCAAGGTCTACGAGGCCGAGGACGCCACCCTGGTCGAGGTGAACCCGCTGATCCTCACCGGCTCCGGCGACATCGTCGCCCTCGACGGCAAGGTCTCCCTCGACGAGAACGCGGCCTTCCGCCACGCCGACCACGCCTCGCTCTCCGACACCTCCGCGGAGGACCCGCTGGAGGCGGCGGCCAAGGCCAAGGGCCTCAACTACGTCAAGCTCGACGGCTCCGTGGGCATCATCGGCAACGGCGCGGGTCTCGTGATGAGCACGCTGGACGTCGTCGCGTACGCCGGCGAGGGGCTGCCCGGCACGCCGAAGCCCGCGAACTTCCTCGACATCGGCGGCGGCGCGAGCGCCGAGGTCATGGCCAACGGCCTCGAGATCATCCTCGGCGACACCCAGGTGAAGAGCGTCTTCGTCAACGTCTTCGGCGGCATCACCGCCTGCGACGCGGTGGCCAACGGCATCGTGCAGGCCTTCTCGCTGCTCGAGGGCCGCGGCGAGCCGGTGACCAAGCCGGTCGTCGTCCGCCTCGACGGCAACAACGCCGAGCTCGGCCGGCGGATCCTCACCGACGCCGGCCTGCCCGGCCTCGAGCAGGTCGACACGATGGACGGCGCCGCCGCCCGGGCCGCCGAGCTCGCAGCCCAGCCGGCCGCCTGA
- the sucD gene encoding succinate--CoA ligase subunit alpha, which produces MSIFLTKDSKVIVQGMTGSEGRKHTARMLASGTNIVGGVTPGKGGQSVDFDDRSVPVFGSVGEAIEATGADVTVIFVPAKFTKGAVVEAIEAEIPLAVVITEGVPVKDSAEFFALSQGSKTRLIGPNCPGLISPGQSNAGIIPADITPPGRIGLVSKSGTLTYQMMYELRDIGFSSAVGIGGDPVIGTTHIDALAAFQADPDTDAIVMIGEIGGDAEERAAEFILANVTKPVVGYVAGFTAPEGKTMGHAGAIVSGGAGTAAGKQEALEAAGVKVGKTPSETARLMREIVKGL; this is translated from the coding sequence ATGTCGATCTTCCTCACCAAGGACAGCAAGGTCATCGTCCAGGGCATGACCGGCTCGGAGGGGCGCAAGCACACCGCGCGCATGCTCGCCTCCGGCACCAACATCGTCGGCGGCGTCACGCCGGGCAAGGGCGGCCAGAGCGTCGACTTCGACGACAGGTCGGTCCCGGTCTTCGGCTCGGTCGGCGAGGCCATCGAGGCCACGGGCGCGGACGTCACCGTGATCTTCGTCCCGGCGAAGTTCACCAAGGGCGCGGTGGTCGAGGCCATCGAGGCCGAGATCCCCCTGGCCGTCGTCATCACCGAGGGCGTCCCGGTCAAGGACAGCGCCGAGTTCTTCGCGCTGTCGCAGGGCTCCAAGACCCGCCTCATCGGCCCGAACTGCCCCGGGCTCATCTCGCCCGGGCAGTCCAACGCCGGCATCATCCCGGCCGACATCACGCCGCCCGGGCGGATCGGCCTGGTCAGCAAGTCGGGCACGCTGACCTACCAGATGATGTACGAGCTGCGCGACATCGGCTTCTCCTCCGCCGTCGGCATCGGCGGCGACCCGGTCATCGGGACGACGCACATCGACGCGCTCGCCGCCTTCCAGGCCGACCCCGACACCGACGCGATCGTCATGATCGGCGAGATCGGCGGCGACGCCGAGGAGCGCGCGGCCGAGTTCATCCTCGCCAACGTCACCAAGCCGGTCGTCGGCTACGTCGCCGGCTTCACCGCGCCCGAGGGCAAGACCATGGGCCACGCCGGGGCGATCGTGTCCGGCGGCGCCGGCACCGCGGCCGGCAAGCAGGAGGCCCTCGAGGCCGCCGGCGTGAAGGTCGGCAAGACGCCGAGCGAGACCGCACGGCTGATGCGGGAGATCGTCAAGGGCCTCTAG
- a CDS encoding FAD-binding domain-containing protein: MPLLPAPPSTVDGASLGDVEAWVAQHLGDLTLEGPDGVRAGGFDGGQSAADAALATLDISGYANTRSTVLPEERRGASRLSPYIRHGLLLLPQVSAAVADAPSFDRKRFRDELLWQEYARHVYARLGRRFRRALRNESPAEGRATWHRPGWDPEMACMDFVTDELHGQGWVVNQTRMWLASQWAVRAGLDWREGEQAMFVHLLDGSRAANGLGWQWTVGAGSTKAYGFSRWQVQKRAPQLCRRCPLRDACPIQEWPDVRLQRVDDRADLARGPIPAGPEEVEGEGGDAVWLTAESLGDADPALAADDDRPAVFVFDEPLLATLRLSGKRLVFLAQTLGELAARRPLEVRRGEVVTELEGRRLAATWTPVPGWQQRAARLQPVEVHPWPWLVRPRPAGIGSYSAWRRDLKV; the protein is encoded by the coding sequence GTGCCTCTTCTCCCCGCGCCCCCGTCCACCGTCGACGGCGCGAGCCTGGGCGACGTCGAGGCCTGGGTCGCGCAGCACCTCGGCGACCTGACGCTGGAGGGGCCCGACGGTGTCCGGGCGGGCGGGTTCGACGGCGGGCAGTCGGCGGCCGACGCCGCGCTCGCCACGCTGGACATCAGCGGCTACGCGAACACCCGCAGCACCGTGCTCCCGGAGGAGCGGCGGGGAGCCAGCCGGCTGTCGCCGTACATCCGCCACGGGCTGCTCCTGCTGCCGCAGGTGTCGGCCGCGGTCGCCGACGCCCCCTCCTTCGACCGCAAGCGCTTCCGCGACGAGCTGCTCTGGCAGGAGTACGCCCGGCACGTGTACGCCCGTCTCGGGCGGCGGTTCCGCCGGGCGCTGCGCAACGAGTCGCCGGCCGAGGGGCGGGCCACGTGGCACCGGCCGGGGTGGGACCCAGAGATGGCGTGCATGGACTTCGTCACCGACGAGCTCCACGGGCAGGGCTGGGTGGTCAACCAGACGCGCATGTGGCTCGCCTCGCAGTGGGCGGTCCGCGCGGGGCTCGACTGGCGCGAGGGCGAGCAGGCGATGTTCGTCCACCTGCTCGACGGCTCGCGCGCGGCCAACGGCCTCGGCTGGCAGTGGACGGTCGGCGCCGGCAGCACCAAGGCGTACGGGTTCAGCCGCTGGCAGGTGCAGAAGCGGGCCCCGCAGCTCTGCCGCCGCTGCCCGCTGCGCGACGCCTGCCCGATCCAGGAGTGGCCCGACGTCCGCCTCCAGCGCGTCGACGACCGGGCCGACCTGGCGCGCGGGCCGATCCCGGCCGGGCCGGAGGAGGTCGAGGGTGAGGGCGGCGACGCCGTCTGGCTGACCGCCGAGTCGCTCGGTGACGCCGACCCGGCGCTGGCCGCCGACGACGACCGGCCCGCCGTGTTCGTCTTCGACGAGCCGCTGCTGGCCACGCTGCGGCTCTCGGGCAAGCGGCTGGTCTTCCTGGCCCAGACCCTCGGCGAGCTCGCCGCCCGCCGTCCGCTCGAGGTGCGCCGCGGCGAGGTCGTCACCGAGCTCGAGGGGCGTCGCCTGGCCGCGACCTGGACGCCCGTGCCCGGCTGGCAGCAGCGTGCCGCCCGCCTGCAGCCCGTCGAGGTCCACCCGTGGCCGTGGCTCGTCCGGCCCCGCCCGGCGGGGATCGGCAGCTACTCCGCCTGGCGGCGGGACCTCAAGGTCTGA
- a CDS encoding cell division protein PerM, with product MAQLTSPRRPDSPERHRLVLKASEAATPDERAEVDPVSWPVAAVVGGLTTAAVGWVLVTGLVVCGWLMGDDTRLSGAIELGTRLWLLACGVPVPVAGLDVTLVPWGVTALSAALLWRFGGYAVRRATDERTGPLAVGLVVALAHTLPVLAVAVFLGEPWRAPGRWAAVVLLLLVAAWSGAAHRSGRPVGSSWPGPLRSLPRAVVGAQLVLLIAGAGVLALGLVTGWDRVVALTSSLQAGTFGTILLVLLQLALLPNALVWSGSYALGAGFSLGSGSVVAPAATSLGVLPGLPVLGALPAAGPGSTLQLWWLVSGAVAGALAAWLALRSGAPRRFDATTLVGGLAGVAAALVFTGVAWTTSGDLGTLRLTGLGPRLLPLLVMSTTTLGLSGMVTGAVVGVVRHLRRGDRHGTEGSDAEPTVLVGGTHPGDQDGPDDAEATEVIEAR from the coding sequence ATGGCTCAGCTCACCTCACCCCGTCGTCCGGACTCGCCCGAGCGGCACCGGCTCGTCCTGAAGGCGTCCGAGGCCGCCACGCCGGACGAGCGGGCCGAGGTCGACCCCGTCAGCTGGCCGGTGGCCGCGGTCGTCGGGGGTCTGACCACCGCCGCGGTCGGCTGGGTGCTCGTCACCGGCCTGGTGGTCTGCGGGTGGCTGATGGGCGACGACACCCGGCTGTCGGGCGCGATCGAGCTCGGCACCCGCCTGTGGCTGCTCGCCTGCGGCGTCCCGGTGCCGGTCGCCGGGCTGGACGTCACCCTCGTGCCCTGGGGCGTCACCGCGCTGAGCGCCGCCCTGCTGTGGCGCTTCGGCGGCTACGCCGTGCGCCGGGCGACCGACGAGCGCACCGGCCCGCTGGCCGTCGGGCTCGTCGTGGCGCTGGCGCACACGCTCCCCGTCCTCGCCGTCGCGGTCTTCCTCGGCGAGCCGTGGCGTGCCCCGGGCCGCTGGGCCGCCGTCGTCCTCCTCCTGCTGGTGGCGGCCTGGAGCGGTGCGGCGCACCGGTCGGGCCGCCCGGTCGGCTCGTCCTGGCCGGGCCCGCTCCGGTCCCTGCCCCGGGCGGTCGTCGGCGCCCAGCTCGTGCTCCTGATCGCGGGCGCCGGGGTCCTGGCCCTCGGCCTGGTGACCGGCTGGGACCGGGTCGTCGCGCTGACCTCCTCGCTCCAGGCCGGCACGTTCGGCACCATCCTGCTGGTGCTGCTGCAGCTCGCGCTGCTGCCGAACGCGCTCGTCTGGTCCGGCTCGTACGCCCTGGGCGCCGGCTTCAGCCTCGGCTCCGGCTCGGTGGTGGCTCCTGCCGCCACGTCCCTCGGCGTGCTCCCGGGCCTGCCCGTGCTGGGCGCCCTGCCGGCGGCGGGCCCAGGCAGCACGCTGCAGCTGTGGTGGCTCGTCTCCGGCGCCGTGGCCGGGGCCCTCGCCGCCTGGCTCGCCCTGCGCTCGGGCGCGCCCCGCCGCTTCGACGCGACGACGCTGGTCGGCGGGCTGGCCGGCGTCGCGGCGGCCCTCGTCTTCACCGGCGTCGCCTGGACCACCAGCGGCGACCTCGGCACCCTCCGCCTCACCGGTCTCGGCCCGCGCCTGCTGCCCCTGCTGGTCATGAGCACCACCACGCTCGGGCTGTCGGGCATGGTCACCGGCGCCGTCGTCGGGGTCGTGCGCCACCTGCGTCGCGGGGACCGGCACGGGACCGAGGGGTCCGACGCGGAGCCGACCGTCCTCGTCGGCGGCACGCACCCCGGCGACCAGGACGGACCGGACGACGCCGAGGCGACCGAGGTGATCGAGGCGCGGTGA
- the purN gene encoding phosphoribosylglycinamide formyltransferase: MPEPDLRGGSSDRPPKRLVVLLSGTGTLLQALLDACADPGYGATVVAVGSDREGVLGLERASAAGAETFVHPLVDREQRAAWDAGLADLVAAYEPDLVISAGFMKLLGPAFLERFGGRTINTHPALLPAFPGMHGPRDALAYGVRYTGATVFLVDAGVDTGVVLDQAVVPVEDDDTVETLHERIKTAERDLLVTTTHTLVTRPWRVVGRKVHRDPHD; this comes from the coding sequence ATGCCCGAGCCCGACCTCAGAGGTGGCTCGTCGGACCGACCGCCCAAGCGCCTCGTCGTCCTCCTGTCGGGTACCGGGACGCTGCTCCAGGCGCTGCTCGACGCCTGCGCCGACCCCGGCTACGGCGCCACCGTCGTCGCGGTCGGCTCCGACCGCGAGGGCGTCCTCGGCCTGGAGCGGGCGAGCGCGGCCGGGGCGGAGACGTTCGTCCACCCGCTCGTCGACCGGGAGCAGCGGGCCGCGTGGGACGCCGGGCTGGCCGACCTCGTGGCCGCGTACGAGCCTGACCTCGTCATCAGCGCCGGCTTCATGAAGCTCCTGGGGCCGGCCTTCCTCGAGCGGTTCGGCGGGCGCACGATCAACACCCACCCGGCGCTGCTCCCAGCCTTCCCCGGGATGCACGGTCCCCGCGACGCGCTCGCGTACGGGGTGAGGTACACGGGGGCGACCGTCTTCCTCGTCGACGCCGGCGTCGACACCGGCGTCGTGCTCGACCAGGCCGTGGTGCCCGTCGAGGACGACGACACCGTCGAGACCCTGCACGAACGGATCAAGACCGCCGAGCGCGACCTGCTCGTCACCACCACCCACACGCTGGTCACCCGCCCCTGGCGCGTGGTCGGCAGGAAGGTCCACCGGGACCCCCATGACTGA